In Labrus mixtus chromosome 11, fLabMix1.1, whole genome shotgun sequence, a single window of DNA contains:
- the eny2 gene encoding transcription and mRNA export factor ENY2 — protein sequence MSKDTKMRATINQKLTEMGERERLKELLRAKLTECGWKDQMKAHCKEVIKEKGLEHVTVEDLVVEITPKGRALVPDSVKKELLHRIRAFLAQHAS from the exons ATGAGTAAAGACACTAAAATGAGGGCAACGATTAACCAGAAGCTGACAGAGATGGGGGAACGAGAGAG ACTGAAGGAGTTACTGAGGGCTAAATTGACAGAGTGTGGCTGGAAGGATCAGATGAAAGCTCACTGCAAAG AAGTGATCAAAGAAAAGGGCTTGGAGCATGTCACTGTGGAGGACCTGGTGGTTGAGATCACACCCAAAGGAAGAG CTTTGGTGCCAGACAGCGTCAAGAAAGAGCTCCTCCACAGAATAAGAGCCTTCTTAGCTCAGCATGCTTCATAA